The region GCGCGAGGATTTGCATTGCACGGGCACCAAGGAAGGCTGCGCGGAAGGCGACTGCGGCGCCTGCACGGTTGTGATCGGCGAACTGGATGCGCGCGGCGGGCTCGCGCTGAAAGCGGTCAATGCCTGTATTCAGTTCCTGCCGACGCTGGACGGCAAAGCCCTCTTCACCGTCGAAGACCTGCGCGCCGCCGACGGCGCCCTGCATCCCGTGCAACAGGCCATGGTCGATTGCCACGGCTCGCAATGCGGCTTTTGCACCCCCGGCTTTGTGATGTCGATGTGGGCGCTGTACGAAAACCAGCCGGCCACCGCCGGCCTGCCCACTCGCGATGAGATCAACGCTGCGCTGTCCGGCAATCTGTGCCGCTGCACCGGCTACCGGCCGATTGTCGACGCATCGCAGAAGATGTTCGATTACCCGCAATACCCGCGCGTGACGCTGGACCGCAAGGCGATCGCGGACCAGCTGCGCGAGATCCAACGCCGTGACACGTTCGAGTACAGCGCGCCCGACACGCGCGGCGCCGCGTTCGGCTCGCCCACCTTCTACGCACCGGTCAAGCTCGACGCGTTCGCCAAACTACGCGCGGAGCATTCCCATGCGCGCCTCCTCGCCGGCAGCACCGACGTCGGCCTGTGGGTCACCAAGCAGTTCCGCGATCTCGGCGACATTCTGTATATCGGCAACGTCGCCGAATTGAAGACGATCGAACACGACGCGCAAACGCTGACAATCGGCGCCGCCGTCACACTCGAAGACGCCTACGCCGCGCTCGCTGTCGATTACCCCGAGCTGGCCGAGATGTGGACGCGCTTCGCGTCGCTGCCGATCCGCAATGCCGGCACGCTCGGCGGCAATGTCGCGAATGGCTCGCCAATCGGCGATTCGATGCCCGCGCTGCTCGCGCTCGGCGCCGAAGTCGTGCTGCGTCACGGCGCCAAAACCCGCACGCTGACGCTCGACGCGTTCTACCTCGGCTATCAGAAAACCGCGCTCGCGGCCGGCGAATTCGTCGCGGCGCTGCGTGTGCCGCGTCCGGCGCGCGACCTGCGCTTCCGCACCTACAAGGTATCGAAGCGCTACGATCAGGACATCTCCGCGGTATGCGCCGCGTTCGCGCTGCACATCGGCGAAAGCGGCGTGATCACGGAGGCACGTATTGCATTCGGCGGCATGGCTGCGACGCCTAAACGCGCCGCGCAAACCGAAGCCGCGCTGAACGGCGCAACATGGAACGAAAGCACTGCGCGGCAAGCGATGAACGCACTCGTCGCCGATTACCAGCCGCTCACCGACATGCGCGCCTCGAGCGCCTATCGACTGAAGGTGGCGCGCAACCTGTTGTGGCGCTTCCACCTCGAAACGCGCGATGACGCGCCACTCGCCCTCTTCGACGTGAATGCGTTCGCGTACGAAGCCGGCGTGCCGGACGCGGTTGTTGCGAAGGAGTCGTCGTGATGAACCGGACCGATGCTTTCGTCGAACACGCTGCGAGGCACGCCATCGCTCAGGAAAGCGAGACGGCGATCGGCGTGTCGCTGCCGCACGAATCCGCCACGCTGCATGTGAGCGGTGAAGCCACCTACACCGACGACGTCCCCGAATTGCAAGGCACGCTGCACGCAGCGCTTGGACTCTCGCGGCACGCGCACGCGCGGATCGTGTCGCTCGATCTGGATCCCGTCAGAAAAGCGCCTGGCGTGATCGCGGTGCTGACCGCCGAAGACATCCCCGGCGAGAACAATTGCGGCCCGGTACTGCACGACGATCCGATTCTCGCCGTCGACGAAGTGCTGTATCTCGGCCAACCG is a window of Paraburkholderia phytofirmans OLGA172 DNA encoding:
- the xdhA gene encoding xanthine dehydrogenase small subunit, with the protein product MTTQTIRFYHQGSVREVAGVPASRTVLQHLREDLHCTGTKEGCAEGDCGACTVVIGELDARGGLALKAVNACIQFLPTLDGKALFTVEDLRAADGALHPVQQAMVDCHGSQCGFCTPGFVMSMWALYENQPATAGLPTRDEINAALSGNLCRCTGYRPIVDASQKMFDYPQYPRVTLDRKAIADQLREIQRRDTFEYSAPDTRGAAFGSPTFYAPVKLDAFAKLRAEHSHARLLAGSTDVGLWVTKQFRDLGDILYIGNVAELKTIEHDAQTLTIGAAVTLEDAYAALAVDYPELAEMWTRFASLPIRNAGTLGGNVANGSPIGDSMPALLALGAEVVLRHGAKTRTLTLDAFYLGYQKTALAAGEFVAALRVPRPARDLRFRTYKVSKRYDQDISAVCAAFALHIGESGVITEARIAFGGMAATPKRAAQTEAALNGATWNESTARQAMNALVADYQPLTDMRASSAYRLKVARNLLWRFHLETRDDAPLALFDVNAFAYEAGVPDAVVAKESS